A region from the Brassica napus cultivar Da-Ae chromosome C8, Da-Ae, whole genome shotgun sequence genome encodes:
- the LOC106413767 gene encoding leucine-rich repeat extensin-like protein 5 codes for METFHLLLFLSHFLFFTTYTTLTSAKSQIVDCTMCTSCDNPCQPNLSPPPPTPSPPPPATTTTTACPPPPRSGGSGGGPYYYYPPPSQSGSYRPPPSSSGDGGYYYPPPKSGGNYNPYTPPPNPIVPYFPFYYHSPPEQSIVSAGSDVKVKLSYAFSLVIIFALYL; via the coding sequence ATGGAAACATTCCATCTCCTCCTTTTTCTTTCCCACTTTCTCTTCTTCACGACGTACACCACGCTTACCTCAGCAAAATCTCAGATCGTTGACTGTACAATGTGCACTTCTTGTGACAACCCTTGTCAGCCGAACCTCTCTCCTCCGCCTCCGACTCCATCTCCTCCGCCTccagccaccaccaccaccactgctTGTCCTCCGCCTCCTAGATCCGGCGGTAGTGGTGGTGGTCCTTACTACTACTACCCACCTCCTTCTCAGTCTGGCTCTTACCGTCCACCACCATCTTCTTCCGGCGATGGTGGCTACTATTATCCGCCGCCGAAAAGTGGAGGGAACTACAACCCCTATACGCCGCCGCCAAACCCAATCGTTCCGTACTTTCCGTTTTACTACCACAGCCCTCCCGAGCAATCTATTGTGTCGGCCGGATCTGATGTGAAAGTCAAACTCTCTTACGCGTTTTCTTTGGTTATAATTTTTGCTCTTTACTTATAA